From Aristaeella lactis, the proteins below share one genomic window:
- the ald gene encoding alanine dehydrogenase — MKIGCVKEIKNNEYRVGLTPDNVRAYIAAGHHVYIEKGAGLGSGFTDNEYVDAGASLIDNAADVWHLVDMMVKVKEPLECEYPLFREGLILYTYLHLAADLQQTDALLKGKVNAVAYETLQEKDRSLPLLAPMSQIAGRLSIQEGAKYLEKKFGGEGILLAGVPGTPKANVVILGGGTVGMNACKIAVGMGANVTILDISLKRLEELDNMFGAHIQTLVSNDSNVERVLKDADLVIGSVLIPGGSTPKLFKQKYLKEMKDGAVFVDVAIDQGGCGESSHVTTHDDPVYKLDGVVHYCVGNMPGAVPRTSTIALTNATVKYGLEIAAAGLEEACRKSEVIRSGVNTYAGKLTNRNVAAAHSYEFTELQELI; from the coding sequence ATGAAGATCGGCTGTGTCAAAGAGATCAAGAACAATGAATACCGGGTCGGCCTGACCCCTGACAACGTCCGCGCCTATATCGCCGCAGGACATCATGTGTATATCGAGAAGGGCGCAGGCCTTGGCTCCGGATTCACGGACAATGAATATGTGGACGCAGGCGCTTCCCTGATCGACAACGCCGCGGATGTCTGGCACCTGGTGGATATGATGGTCAAGGTCAAGGAACCGCTGGAATGCGAATATCCCCTCTTCCGGGAAGGCCTGATCCTTTACACCTATCTGCACCTGGCCGCCGATCTTCAGCAGACCGACGCCCTGCTGAAGGGCAAGGTCAACGCCGTGGCGTATGAAACCCTGCAGGAGAAGGACCGTTCCCTGCCCCTGCTGGCTCCCATGAGCCAGATCGCCGGCCGCCTGTCCATCCAGGAAGGCGCCAAGTACCTGGAAAAGAAGTTCGGCGGTGAAGGCATCCTGCTGGCCGGCGTGCCCGGCACCCCCAAGGCCAATGTGGTCATCCTCGGCGGCGGCACCGTGGGTATGAACGCCTGCAAGATCGCCGTCGGCATGGGCGCCAACGTCACCATCCTGGATATCAGCCTGAAGCGGCTGGAGGAGCTGGACAACATGTTCGGTGCCCATATCCAGACCCTGGTTTCCAACGACAGCAACGTGGAGCGCGTGCTGAAGGACGCGGATCTGGTCATCGGCTCCGTGCTGATCCCCGGCGGCTCCACCCCGAAGCTTTTCAAGCAGAAATACCTGAAGGAAATGAAAGACGGCGCGGTCTTCGTCGATGTGGCCATCGACCAGGGCGGCTGCGGCGAATCCTCCCATGTCACCACCCATGACGATCCGGTTTACAAGCTGGACGGCGTGGTTCACTACTGCGTCGGCAACATGCCTGGCGCCGTGCCGCGGACCAGCACCATCGCCCTGACCAACGCCACCGTGAAATACGGTCTGGAGATCGCTGCCGCCGGTCTGGAAGAAGCCTGCCGGAAGAGCGAAGTGATCCGCTCCGGCGTCAACACCTATGCCGGAAAGCTGACCAACAGGAACGTGGCGGCTGCCCACAGCTATGAATTTACAGAATTGCAGGAACTCATCTGA
- a CDS encoding NUDIX domain-containing protein — protein sequence MNYHFDPESECARLVEKPSSSEDIFNGIVLHVKRDTVTLSNGSSAVREVIRHIGAVCVIPVTENNEVIMERQYRYPLDKVILEIPAGKLDAPDENRLSAIQRELREETGYTADEWTEIGDFHPAPAYSDEYITMYMARGLHKGKQDLDEDEFLDVYTIPLSELVEDVMAGKISDAKTQVCILKAARILGL from the coding sequence ATGAATTATCACTTTGATCCCGAAAGCGAATGCGCTCGTCTCGTTGAAAAGCCCTCCTCTTCCGAGGACATCTTCAACGGCATTGTCCTCCATGTGAAGCGGGACACCGTCACCCTTTCCAACGGCAGCAGTGCCGTCCGGGAAGTGATCCGCCACATCGGCGCGGTCTGCGTGATCCCGGTCACTGAAAACAACGAAGTGATCATGGAGCGGCAGTACCGTTATCCGCTGGATAAGGTCATCCTGGAGATTCCCGCCGGCAAGCTGGACGCCCCGGACGAGAACCGGCTTTCCGCTATTCAGCGGGAGCTGCGGGAGGAAACCGGCTATACCGCGGACGAGTGGACGGAGATCGGCGATTTTCATCCCGCCCCCGCCTACAGCGACGAGTACATCACCATGTATATGGCCCGGGGACTGCATAAGGGAAAGCAGGATCTGGATGAGGATGAATTCCTGGACGTGTACACCATTCCCCTTTCCGAACTGGTGGAAGACGTCATGGCCGGGAAGATCTCCGATGCCAAAACCCAGGTCTGCATCCTTAAGGCTGCCCGGATCCTGGGACTGTAA